Proteins encoded together in one Meles meles chromosome 7, mMelMel3.1 paternal haplotype, whole genome shotgun sequence window:
- the LOC123946973 gene encoding olfactory receptor 6C1-like: protein MRNHTDLTEFILLGLSDDPQLQGVIFVFLFITYMLSITGNLAIITLTLLDAHLQTPMYFFLRNFSLLEVSFTTVSIPKFLSTLITGDKTISFNDCIAQFFFFILLGVTEFYLLAAMSYDRYIAICKPLHYMTIMNPRVCILLVFSSWLISFLIIFPLLMQFIQLDYCKSNVIDHFTCDYFPLLQLSCSDTKFLEIMGFSWSLFTLMFTLVIIILSYIYIIRTILRIPSASQRTKAFSTCSSHMIVISISYGSCIFMYIKPSAKDRESLSKGVAVLNTSVAPMLNPFIYSLRNQQVKRAFMDRARKIVFFSSK from the coding sequence ATGAGAAACCACACAGACCTAACAGAGTTCATCCTCCTGGGATTGTCAGATGACCCGCAGCTTCAGGGAgtgatctttgtctttctgttcATCACCTACATGCTCAGCATCACTGGGAACCTGGCCATTATCACCCTTACCCTGCTGGATGCTCACCTCCAGacacccatgtatttcttcctcagAAACTTCTCCTTATTAGAGGTTTCATTCACAACTGTTAGCATACCCAAGTTCCTAAGCACTCTGATTACAGGAGATAAAACCATTTCCTTTAATGATTGCATtgctcagttcttttttttcattctgttgggAGTCACTGAATTTTACCTCCTGGCTGCCATGTCCTATGACCGTTATATTGCCATCTGTAAACCTCTGCATTACATGACCATCATGAATCCCAGAGTCTGCATACTCCTTGTCTTCTCTTCATGGCTGATTTCATTCTTAATCATATTCCCATTACTCATGCAGTTCATACAGCTTGATTACTGTAAGTCCAATGTTATAGACCATTTTACCTGTGATTATTTCCCCCTGCTGCAACTTTCTTGTTCAGACACAAAATTCCTAGAGATAATGGGGTTTTCCTGGTCTCTGTTTACTTTAATGTTTACCTTGGTAATAATAATTCTGTCCTACATATATATCATCAGAACAATTTTGAGGATTCCTTCTGCTAGTCAGAGGACAAAGGCCTTTTCTACCTGTTCATCCCACATGATTGTCATCTCCATCTCCTATGGCAGctgcatttttatgtatattaaacCCTCAGCAAAAGACAGAGAGTCTCTGAGCAAGGGTGTTGCTGTGCTAAACACCTCAGTAGCCCCCATGCTGAACCCCTTTATTTACAGCCTAAGGAACCAGCAAGTCAAGCGAGCCTTCATGGACAGGGCAAGGAAGATTGTGTTTTTCTCAAGCAAATGA